A genomic stretch from Pseudomonas mendocina includes:
- the purU gene encoding formyltetrahydrofolate deformylase yields the protein MRTFRLVIACPDRVGIVAKVSNFLATYNGWITEASHHSDTESGWFFMRHEIRADSLPFDLDGFRQAFAPIAREFSMEWRVTDSDVKKRVVLMCSRESHCLADLLHRWHSGELDCDIPCVISNHNDLRSMVEWHGIPYYHVPVDPKDKQPAFDEVERLVKEHSADVVVLARYMQILPPRLCAEFSQRVINIHHSFLPSFVGAKPYHQASTRGVKLIGATSHYVTEELDAGPIIEQDVVRVSHRDSIEEMVRRGKDVEKMVLSRGLRYHLEDRVLVHDNKTVVFN from the coding sequence ATGCGTACGTTTCGATTGGTGATTGCTTGTCCTGATCGGGTAGGGATCGTGGCCAAGGTCAGTAACTTCCTAGCCACTTACAACGGTTGGATCACTGAAGCGAGTCATCACTCGGATACGGAGAGTGGCTGGTTTTTCATGCGTCATGAGATCCGGGCTGACTCTCTGCCATTCGATCTTGACGGCTTCCGTCAAGCGTTTGCACCTATTGCTCGCGAGTTTTCCATGGAGTGGCGAGTAACCGACTCTGATGTGAAGAAGCGCGTGGTGCTTATGTGCAGCCGCGAGTCCCATTGTTTGGCCGACCTGTTGCACCGCTGGCATAGTGGTGAGCTGGATTGTGATATTCCCTGTGTGATCTCAAACCATAATGACCTGCGCAGCATGGTCGAGTGGCATGGCATTCCTTATTACCATGTCCCGGTCGATCCTAAAGACAAACAGCCGGCCTTTGATGAAGTTGAGCGTTTAGTTAAGGAGCATTCGGCTGATGTTGTGGTACTTGCCCGCTATATGCAGATCTTGCCGCCGCGACTGTGCGCAGAGTTCTCCCAGCGCGTGATTAACATTCACCACAGCTTCTTGCCTTCTTTCGTTGGTGCCAAGCCCTATCACCAAGCGTCCACCCGTGGTGTGAAGCTGATTGGCGCAACCTCCCACTATGTGACTGAGGAGCTGGATGCTGGGCCGATCATTGAGCAGGATGTGGTGCGCGTCAGCCATCGCGATAGCATTGAGGAAATGGTGCGCCGTGGTAAGGATGTGGAAAAAATGGTGCTGTCCCGAGGCTTGCGTTATCACCTCGAAGACCGCGTCCTTGTGCACGACAACAAGACTGTGGTTTTCAACTAA
- a CDS encoding methyl-accepting chemotaxis protein, translated as MSIALKFSHKILLAASLVVISAFSLFTLYNDYLQRNAIRTDLENYLREMGDLTATNISNWLSGRILLVDNTAQSISNTTDEGYVRGLLAQKTLANTFTYIYMGYANGRFVMQPDEDMGDGYDPRERPWYKDAVTARGVTLTEPYQDAANNDLTLTIASPAGSSGVVGGDLSLDTLVETINSLDFDGMGFAFLVSADGKVLVHPDPSKDMKNLKELHPQNPPAINASFSEVEVDGSTRIMTFSQVKGLPSVDWYVGLSIDKEDAYSMLTQFRTSAVIAMIIAVISIIALLGMLMNVLMQPLRLMGKAMEDIAQGEGDLTKRLKVNTRDEFGQLGNAFNQFVERIHHSIKQVSAATREVNESAQLVLGASNASMLNSDEQASRTNSVAAAINQLGAAAQEIARNAADASTQASDARHLAEDGRQVVEGTIEAMTQLSAKIRISCDNIETLNSKTVNIGQILEVIKSISQQTNLLALNAAIEAARAGEAGRGFAVVADEVRNLAHRTQESAQEIETMIEELQIGSRESVTTMTESQQHSDQSVEIANQAGQRLASVTDRISEIDSMNQSVATATEEQTSVIESLNMDITEINTLNQEGVENLHATLRACADLEQLATRLKNLVDGFRI; from the coding sequence ATGAGCATTGCTTTGAAGTTCAGCCACAAAATTTTGCTTGCCGCTTCACTGGTTGTGATCAGCGCGTTCTCCTTGTTTACCCTCTACAACGATTACCTGCAACGAAATGCTATACGCACAGACTTGGAGAACTACCTGAGAGAAATGGGCGACCTAACCGCAACCAACATTTCAAACTGGTTGTCGGGCCGCATTCTTCTTGTCGACAACACAGCTCAGTCCATCTCCAACACCACGGACGAGGGTTATGTACGTGGCCTGCTCGCTCAAAAAACCTTAGCCAATACATTCACCTACATTTACATGGGCTATGCAAATGGCCGCTTCGTTATGCAGCCGGATGAGGACATGGGTGACGGTTACGACCCCAGAGAGCGCCCTTGGTACAAAGATGCCGTTACAGCCCGCGGTGTGACATTAACGGAACCCTATCAGGACGCAGCGAACAATGACCTCACCCTTACCATCGCCTCTCCAGCGGGCAGTTCGGGAGTTGTTGGCGGCGATTTGAGCCTCGACACCTTAGTCGAAACTATCAACTCACTGGACTTCGACGGAATGGGCTTTGCCTTTCTGGTCAGTGCAGATGGCAAGGTATTGGTCCACCCAGATCCTTCGAAGGATATGAAAAACCTCAAGGAGCTTCACCCGCAAAACCCACCTGCAATCAATGCCAGCTTCAGTGAGGTCGAGGTCGATGGTAGCACCCGCATCATGACGTTCAGCCAAGTTAAGGGACTGCCGTCGGTAGACTGGTACGTGGGCCTGTCGATTGACAAAGAGGATGCCTACTCAATGCTCACTCAATTCCGCACCTCAGCGGTGATTGCCATGATCATTGCCGTGATATCTATCATTGCGCTGCTGGGGATGCTTATGAATGTGCTTATGCAGCCACTGCGGCTCATGGGCAAAGCCATGGAAGACATCGCCCAAGGTGAAGGAGACCTGACCAAACGCCTGAAGGTGAACACCAGAGACGAATTCGGCCAGCTCGGCAACGCCTTCAATCAATTTGTTGAGCGCATCCATCATTCAATTAAGCAAGTGTCTGCAGCCACACGAGAAGTCAATGAGTCGGCCCAGCTCGTATTAGGGGCTTCAAACGCCTCGATGCTCAACTCTGACGAACAGGCCAGCCGCACCAACAGCGTTGCCGCCGCCATCAACCAATTGGGGGCCGCAGCACAGGAAATCGCCCGCAATGCCGCAGACGCCTCCACACAGGCCAGTGACGCCCGACATTTGGCTGAGGACGGTCGCCAGGTGGTCGAAGGCACCATTGAGGCCATGACCCAGCTCTCCGCCAAGATCAGGATATCGTGCGACAACATCGAAACGCTCAACAGTAAAACCGTGAATATTGGCCAGATCCTTGAGGTCATCAAAAGCATCTCGCAACAAACCAATTTGCTCGCACTCAATGCGGCCATTGAAGCCGCACGCGCAGGGGAAGCCGGTCGGGGCTTTGCTGTAGTAGCTGATGAGGTACGAAACCTGGCACACCGCACACAGGAGTCCGCTCAAGAGATCGAAACAATGATTGAAGAGCTGCAGATCGGCTCACGAGAATCCGTCACAACCATGACGGAAAGTCAGCAGCACAGCGATCAGAGCGTGGAAATAGCCAACCAGGCAGGCCAGCGACTGGCCAGTGTCACAGACAGAATTAGCGAGATCGACAGCATGAACCAATCTGTTGCTACCGCTACTGAAGAACAAACATCGGTCATCGAATCGCTAAATATGGACATTACTGAAATCAATACCCTGAATCAGGAAGGAGTTGAAAACCTCCACGCCACGTTACGGGCCTGCGCCGACCTAGAACAACTGGCCACACGCCTCAAGAACTTGGTAGACGGCTTCCGTATCTGA
- a CDS encoding helicase HerA-like domain-containing protein, whose protein sequence is MADTGQFFVGADLQGLQVGQALRLANRHGLIAGATGTGKTVTLQRLIETFSDAGVAVFAADVKGDLCGLGAVGAPQGKVAERIAAMPWLNHEPKAYPVTLWDVDGKSGHPLRTTLSEMGPLLLGALLELTDSQQAALYAAFKVADREGLLLLDLKDLKALLSHLKSNPEVLGEDSALFNPTSAQALLRKLSGLEQQGADDLFGEPALQLEDLLHPDRDGRGRVHLLDASRLVHEAPKVYATFLLWLLAELFEQLPERGDADKPLLALFFDEAHLLFADTPKALQERLEQVVRLIRSKGVGVYFVTQSPSDLPDAVLAQLGLRIQHGLRAFTAKEQKALRAVADGFRPNPEIDTLATLTELGIGEALVGTLELKGTPAMVQRVAIAPPQSRIGPLSESERAELIRQSPLLGRYDKPIDRESAYEILTARAAQRVPEEAPQTGKPAGKAKKDDPGLGGMAGELLGDLASNVMKTAVRQAANQIGRQLVRGLLGSLLGKGR, encoded by the coding sequence ATGGCTGATACCGGGCAGTTTTTCGTTGGAGCGGATCTCCAGGGGCTGCAAGTCGGGCAGGCATTGCGCTTGGCGAACCGTCACGGCTTGATTGCAGGTGCAACAGGTACCGGGAAAACCGTGACCTTGCAAAGATTGATTGAGACATTCAGCGATGCTGGAGTGGCGGTGTTTGCCGCAGACGTTAAAGGCGATCTGTGCGGCTTAGGGGCAGTTGGGGCGCCTCAGGGGAAAGTGGCTGAGCGCATTGCTGCTATGCCTTGGCTTAATCATGAGCCTAAGGCCTACCCGGTAACGCTGTGGGACGTGGATGGCAAGAGCGGCCACCCGCTGCGAACGACCTTGAGTGAAATGGGCCCTTTGCTATTGGGGGCATTACTTGAGTTGACGGACAGCCAGCAGGCGGCTCTTTATGCTGCCTTCAAAGTTGCAGATCGTGAAGGATTGTTGCTGCTGGACCTCAAGGACCTCAAAGCGCTGCTGTCGCATTTGAAGAGCAACCCCGAGGTGCTCGGTGAAGACAGTGCGCTGTTTAATCCCACTTCCGCCCAGGCATTGCTGCGCAAGTTGTCCGGTCTTGAACAACAAGGTGCCGATGATTTGTTCGGTGAGCCGGCGCTGCAACTTGAAGACCTTTTGCACCCTGACCGGGACGGCCGTGGCCGGGTTCACCTGTTGGACGCCAGTCGCTTAGTCCATGAGGCGCCGAAGGTGTATGCGACGTTCCTGTTATGGCTGTTGGCTGAGCTGTTCGAGCAGTTGCCTGAACGCGGCGACGCCGATAAGCCATTGCTGGCGTTGTTCTTTGATGAAGCTCACCTGCTGTTCGCCGATACCCCCAAAGCGCTTCAGGAGCGATTGGAGCAAGTGGTACGCCTGATTCGTTCTAAAGGCGTTGGGGTGTATTTTGTGACCCAATCCCCGAGTGATCTACCGGATGCCGTGCTGGCTCAGCTAGGGCTGCGTATTCAGCATGGATTACGCGCCTTCACAGCTAAAGAACAGAAGGCCTTGCGTGCGGTGGCCGATGGTTTCCGGCCGAATCCGGAGATCGACACGCTGGCCACGCTGACTGAGCTGGGTATAGGTGAGGCATTGGTGGGGACTTTGGAGTTAAAGGGAACCCCTGCGATGGTCCAGCGAGTGGCAATTGCGCCGCCGCAATCCCGGATAGGTCCTCTGAGCGAAAGTGAGAGAGCGGAGCTGATCCGTCAGTCTCCGTTGCTTGGCCGTTACGACAAACCGATTGATCGTGAGTCAGCCTATGAGATTTTGACCGCGCGTGCTGCCCAGCGAGTGCCGGAGGAAGCTCCGCAAACTGGCAAACCAGCGGGCAAGGCTAAGAAAGACGACCCTGGTTTGGGTGGCATGGCCGGTGAGCTGTTGGGTGATCTTGCCAGTAACGTCATGAAAACAGCTGTACGTCAGGCTGCCAACCAGATTGGGCGGCAATTGGTACGAGGGCTGTTGGGCTCGTTGCTGGGCAAGGGGCGCTAA